The Diprion similis isolate iyDipSimi1 chromosome 11, iyDipSimi1.1, whole genome shotgun sequence genome includes a region encoding these proteins:
- the LOC124412411 gene encoding troponin T, skeletal muscle isoform X2, translating to MSDDEDQYSHPEKKIEGRASQKESGENPEFMKRQEQKRSDLDEQLKEYIAEWRKQRSKEEDELKRLKEKQAKRKITRADEEKRLAQKKKEEEERRQREIEEKKQRDIEEKRRRLEESEKKRQAMMQAMKDQTKKGPNFTITKKDLGGNLSSAQIERNKTTAQLEEEKKISLSFRIKPLEIEGLNIDKLRYKATELWDTIVKLETEKYDLEERQKRQDYDLKELKERQKQQLRHKALKKGLDPEALTGKYPPKIQVASKYERRVDTRSYDDKKKLFEGGYDTLLAEYNEKVWKQRSEQFMKRSKTKLPKWFGERPGKKAGDPESPEGEEDVKAAADEDIEEPQFEQEEVEEEEVEEEEEEEEEEEEEEEEEEEEEEEEEEE from the exons GCACCCGGAGAAGAAGATCGA GGGTAGGGCGTCACAAAA GGAATCCGGCGAGAACCCCGAGTTCATGAAG AGGCAAGAACAGAAGAGAAGCGACCTCGACGAACAACTTAAGGAGTACATCGCTGAGTGGAGAAAACAGAGGTCGAAGGAGGAAGATGAGCTCAAACGACTCAAG GAGAAGCAAGCCAAGCGCAAAATCACTCGCGCTGATGAGGAGAAGAGATTGGCccagaagaagaaggaggaggaagaacgTCGCCAGCGCGAAATTG AGGAGAAGAAACAGCGGGATATCGAGGAGAAGAGAAG GCGCCTTGAGGAGTCTGAGAAGAAGCGTCAAGCGATGATGCAGGCGATGAAGGACCAGACCAAGAAGGGACCCAACTTCACCATCACCAAGAAGGACCTCGGC GGTAACCTTTCCTCCGCGCAAATTGAGCGCAACAAGACCACCGCCCAGCtcgaggaggagaagaagatcTCCCTCAGCTTCCGTATCAAGCCCCTCGAAATCGAAGGCCTGAACATCGACAAACTCCGGTACAAGGCCACCGAACTATGGGACACCATCGTCAAGCTTGAAACGGAAAAATACGACCTCGAGGAGCGCCAGAAACGTCAGGACTACGAC CTGAAAGAACTGAAGGAAAGACAGAAGCAGCAGCTGAGGCACAAGGCGCTGAAGAAGGGTCTCGACCCCGAAGCTCTGACTGGCAAATACCCG CCCAAGATCCAGGTCGCCTCTAAGTACGAACGTCGTGTTGACACCAGGTCCTACGACGACAAGAAGAAGCTGTTCGAGGGT GGCTACGACACCCTTCTCGCGGAGTACAACGAGAAAGTTTGGAAACAGAGATCAGAACAGTTCATGAAACGCAGCAAAA cGAAGCTGCCCAAATGGTTCGGCGAACGGCCAGGCAAGAAGGCCGGTGACCCAGAGTCTCCCGAGGGTGAGGAAGACGTGAAGGCCGCCGCCGACGAAGACATCGAGGAACCTCAGTTCGAGCAGGAGGAGGTTGAAGAAGAGGAGgtcgaggaagaggaggaggaggaagaagaggaggaagaggaggaggaggaagaagaggaggaggaggaggaggaagaggaggaataA
- the LOC124412411 gene encoding troponin T, skeletal muscle isoform X1, whose translation MSDDEDQYSHPEKKIEGRASQKESGENPEFMKRQEQKRSDLDEQLKEYIAEWRKQRSKEEDELKRLKEKQAKRKITRADEEKRLAQKKKEEEERRQREIEEKKQRDIEEKRRRLEESEKKRQAMMQAMKDQTKKGPNFTITKKDLGGNLSSAQIERNKTTAQLEEEKKISLSFRIKPLEIEGLNIDKLRYKATELWDTIVKLETEKYDLEERQKRQDYDLKELKERQKQQLRHKALKKGLDPEALTGKYPPKIQVASKYERRVDTRSYDDKKKLFEGGLTDLIKENHEKNWAEQKQQFQGRQKAKLPKWFGERPGKKAGDPESPEGEEDVKAAADEDIEEPQFEQEEVEEEEVEEEEEEEEEEEEEEEEEEEEEEEEEEE comes from the exons GCACCCGGAGAAGAAGATCGA GGGTAGGGCGTCACAAAA GGAATCCGGCGAGAACCCCGAGTTCATGAAG AGGCAAGAACAGAAGAGAAGCGACCTCGACGAACAACTTAAGGAGTACATCGCTGAGTGGAGAAAACAGAGGTCGAAGGAGGAAGATGAGCTCAAACGACTCAAG GAGAAGCAAGCCAAGCGCAAAATCACTCGCGCTGATGAGGAGAAGAGATTGGCccagaagaagaaggaggaggaagaacgTCGCCAGCGCGAAATTG AGGAGAAGAAACAGCGGGATATCGAGGAGAAGAGAAG GCGCCTTGAGGAGTCTGAGAAGAAGCGTCAAGCGATGATGCAGGCGATGAAGGACCAGACCAAGAAGGGACCCAACTTCACCATCACCAAGAAGGACCTCGGC GGTAACCTTTCCTCCGCGCAAATTGAGCGCAACAAGACCACCGCCCAGCtcgaggaggagaagaagatcTCCCTCAGCTTCCGTATCAAGCCCCTCGAAATCGAAGGCCTGAACATCGACAAACTCCGGTACAAGGCCACCGAACTATGGGACACCATCGTCAAGCTTGAAACGGAAAAATACGACCTCGAGGAGCGCCAGAAACGTCAGGACTACGAC CTGAAAGAACTGAAGGAAAGACAGAAGCAGCAGCTGAGGCACAAGGCGCTGAAGAAGGGTCTCGACCCCGAAGCTCTGACTGGCAAATACCCG CCCAAGATCCAGGTCGCCTCTAAGTACGAACGTCGTGTTGACACCAGGTCCTACGACGACAAGAAGAAGCTGTTCGAGGGT GGTCTCACCGATCTGATCAAGGAGAACCATGAGAAGAACTGGGCCGAACAAAAACAACAGTTCCAGGGACGCCAGAAGG cGAAGCTGCCCAAATGGTTCGGCGAACGGCCAGGCAAGAAGGCCGGTGACCCAGAGTCTCCCGAGGGTGAGGAAGACGTGAAGGCCGCCGCCGACGAAGACATCGAGGAACCTCAGTTCGAGCAGGAGGAGGTTGAAGAAGAGGAGgtcgaggaagaggaggaggaggaagaagaggaggaagaggaggaggaggaagaagaggaggaggaggaggaggaagaggaggaataA
- the LOC124412411 gene encoding troponin T, skeletal muscle isoform X4 → MSDDEDQYSHPEKKIEGRASQKESGENPEFMKRQEQKRSDLDEQLKEYIAEWRKQRSKEEDELKRLKEKQAKRKITRADEEKRLAQKKKEEEERRQREIEEKKQRDIEEKRRRLEESEKKRQAMMQAMKDQTKKGPNFTITKKDLGGNLSSAQIERNKTTAQLEEEKKISLSFRIKPLEIEGLNIDKLRYKATELWDTIVKLETEKYDLEERQKRQDYDLKELKERQKQQLRHKALKKGLDPEALTGKYPPKIQVASKYERRVDTRSYDDKKKLFEGGLTDLIKENHEKNWAEQKQQFQGRQKGRYASARIRRASSPVLGDFRHRRVSLF, encoded by the exons GCACCCGGAGAAGAAGATCGA GGGTAGGGCGTCACAAAA GGAATCCGGCGAGAACCCCGAGTTCATGAAG AGGCAAGAACAGAAGAGAAGCGACCTCGACGAACAACTTAAGGAGTACATCGCTGAGTGGAGAAAACAGAGGTCGAAGGAGGAAGATGAGCTCAAACGACTCAAG GAGAAGCAAGCCAAGCGCAAAATCACTCGCGCTGATGAGGAGAAGAGATTGGCccagaagaagaaggaggaggaagaacgTCGCCAGCGCGAAATTG AGGAGAAGAAACAGCGGGATATCGAGGAGAAGAGAAG GCGCCTTGAGGAGTCTGAGAAGAAGCGTCAAGCGATGATGCAGGCGATGAAGGACCAGACCAAGAAGGGACCCAACTTCACCATCACCAAGAAGGACCTCGGC GGTAACCTTTCCTCCGCGCAAATTGAGCGCAACAAGACCACCGCCCAGCtcgaggaggagaagaagatcTCCCTCAGCTTCCGTATCAAGCCCCTCGAAATCGAAGGCCTGAACATCGACAAACTCCGGTACAAGGCCACCGAACTATGGGACACCATCGTCAAGCTTGAAACGGAAAAATACGACCTCGAGGAGCGCCAGAAACGTCAGGACTACGAC CTGAAAGAACTGAAGGAAAGACAGAAGCAGCAGCTGAGGCACAAGGCGCTGAAGAAGGGTCTCGACCCCGAAGCTCTGACTGGCAAATACCCG CCCAAGATCCAGGTCGCCTCTAAGTACGAACGTCGTGTTGACACCAGGTCCTACGACGACAAGAAGAAGCTGTTCGAGGGT GGTCTCACCGATCTGATCAAGGAGAACCATGAGAAGAACTGGGCCGAACAAAAACAACAGTTCCAGGGACGCCAGAAGGGTAGGTATGCCTCTGCGAGGATTAGAAGGGCTTCATCCCCCGTCCTCGGTGACTTTCGCCACCGCAGAGTTTCTCtcttttga
- the LOC124412410 gene encoding eye-specific diacylglycerol kinase, whose protein sequence is MQRLRSTFKRSRTPTGAEMKSQSSLEVPKQVRSASFDEIQLEAKRQDGARAREQSPTDRAAAASCNPQQPSFRSAASAFTSAASSSAANSDTGATIAAPSRHSHHESAVRRLTTLRVPQLRSNQRSKSFDACGIDKRSTGNPSPPPISQTSGCYHCACVEEYERRQARKNEAAESPSAIFAARTIFDARVVSTENAEDDEEDDEREENEDEDDEDHDDLQDPEEDALRYRERSSGSSCSQQDSQEKTDRENSPEILVTLTSTDSSYLSTRRRSVASPKLSRQEALTSFPADLTSTLSIKDPEDDEGDGSSDPSATDVESEERTGLRGGRLVVRDIFLTVPELKRDRAASVDSCFNGSKASEKTGENQQGLLAVPQQSLRSKSVDIVLPTDAQTRYTTLLPSNESRHLRGGREAADGGSSAGQQREPRSTPDWGPSAINGEHLWVPTAASGDFCYVTDCSKHGPRLKCAACRVVAHACCATGLGFACKPSFRDVGVRQYREQTSTHHHWVHRRSQKGKCANCGKSFQSKLSFSSKEIVALSCSWCKTAYHNKEACFNVQKIGENCDLGRHASVIVPPSWIVKLPRKGSFKSSLRKSPQKKKSGSSSGGCLAGTASTRKKLKDKDKDKDQTRLWVVKPIPTASVRPVLVFINPKSGGNQGAKLLQKFQWLLNPRQVFDLTQGGPKMGLELFKKVPNLRVLACGGDGTVGWVLSILDQIGASPPPAVGVLPLGTGNDLARALGWGGGYTDEPIAKILSNIGDSDTTLLDRWQLTVERNTDAPNDDEAGKGKENLPLNVVNNYFSLGVDAHIALEFHEAREAHPEKFNSRLRNKMFYGQMGGKDLVRRKWKDLSEFVTLECDGQDLTPKLKEHRVHAIVFLNIGSYGGGTHPWAAGGAGSSGGGSGGTGEPATDDGLIEVVGLTTYQLPLLQAGGHGTCIAQCSKAKLVTTRTIPMQVDGEACRLLPSTISLSLLNQATMLAKRRNTGKPQQNVGAKLERLKLPVMKIKMSDYEAYHSDKERLKRSAVSWLPDTLDLDATLDLESLRGILAKDLPMDACCFLDSCTAERFFRIDRAQEQLHYVTDVAAEALYVLEEGLAGVPHQEVDSVAQPSPSDEAARPETGSVAEERRISPGRASPVQDQSRSAREPEPERRASSRRVPEIAVAGTEEPGKLPDTTPSNGAKPTTKKANDASSAASSQSHQPLAFVSSRDRLFGLSAEVHEHSHTFGGGLLEKTCDGILRAAKTGDLPALKDLHSKGYSLLSIDVNGQTALHHAARHGHKDIVRYLIACAPSTILNMVDNDKGQTALHKAAQQKRRSVCCMLVAGGATLTVRDRHGHTARQLALNAEDRELAAYLESQEQFHLVTVDMESVL, encoded by the exons atgcagcggctgcgctCGACGTTCAAGCGGTCGCGAACGCCGACGGGCGCCGAGATGAAGTCACAGTCGAGTCTAGAGGTGCCGAAGCAGGTGAGGTCCGCCTCCTTCGACGAGATACAGCTCGAGGCGAAACGGCAGGACGGGGCGCGGGCGAGGGAGCAGAGCCCCACCGACCGGGCCGCGGCGGCTTCCTGCAACCCCCAGCAACCCTCCTTCCGGTCGGCAGCATCCGCCTTCACCTCCGCCGCCAGCAGCTCCGCCGCGAACAGCGACACCGGGGCCACGATCGCCGCCCCGAGCCGTCACTCCCACCACGAGTCAGCCGTCAGGAGACTGACGACCCTCCGCGTACCCCAGCTACGGAGCAACCAGCGTTCCAAGAGCTTCGATGCTTGCGGCATCGACAAGAGAAGCACGGGGAATCCTTCGCCGCCGCCGATTTCGCAGACATCCGGATGCTACCATTGCGCCTGCGTCGAGGAGTACGAGCGGCGGCAGGCCCGGAAGAACGAGGCCGCGGAATCACCGTCTGCGATTTTCGCAGCCAGGACTATCTTCGACGCGCGGGTTGTGAGCACCGAGAATGCTGAGGACGATGAGGAGGACGACGAGAGGGAGGagaacgaggacgaggacgacgaaGACCATGACGATTTGCAGGACCCGGAAGAAGACGCGCTCAGGTACCGCGAACGATCCTCCGGGAGTTCCTGTTCACAGCAGGATTCCCAGGAGAAGACGGACCGCGAGAACAGCCCGGAGATTCTGGTCACCTTGACGAGCACGGACTCCTCTTATCTCTCGACAAGACGGAGGTCGGTCGCCTCGCCCAAGCTCTCTAGACAGGAAGCGCTCACCTCGTTTCCCGCCGACCTGACCTCTACCCTGAGCATCAAGGACCCAGAGGACGACGAAGGCGACGGCAGCTCCGATCCATCCGCGACCGACGTTGAGTCCGAGGAACGGACTGGACTGAGAGGCGGACGCCTCGTCGTCAGGGACATTTTCCTCACCGTTCCAGAGCTGAAGAGGGACCGCGCAGCCTCCGTCGACTCCTGCTTCAACGGCAGCAAGGCCTCCGAAAAGACCGGAGAGAACCAGCAGGGCCTACTTGCCGTTCCTCAGCAGAGCTTGCGATCGAAAAGCGTCGACATCGTCCTTCCTACTGACGCCCAGACCAGATACACCACCCTCCTACCATCAAACGAGTCTCGGCATTTGCGAGG AGGGAGAGAAGCGGCAGATGGTGGGTCGAGTGCTGGCCAACAAAGAGAACCCCGATCGACGCCAGACTGGGGACCAAGCGCGATCAACGGGGAACATCTCTGGGTCCCAACCGCTGCTTCCGGGGACTTTTGCTACGTCACCGACTGTTCC AAACACGGTCCGAGGTTGAAATGCGCAGCGTGTCGAGTAGTGGCCCACGCCTGCTGCGCCACGGGACTCGGGTTTGCCTGCAAGCCTAGTTTCCGGGACGTTGGGGTGCGACAGTACCGGGAGCAGACGTCGACGCACCATCACTGGGTGCACAGAAGGTCGCAGAAGGGTAAATGCGCCAACTGTGGTAAATCGTTCCAGTCCAAGCTCAGTTTCAGTTCAAAGGAGATAGTAGCGCTGAGCTGCAGCTGGTGCAAGACCGCTTACCACAACAAGGAAGCCTGCTTCAACGTCCAAAAGATCGGGGAAAACTGCGATCTGGGTCGTCACGCTTCGGTGATAGTTCCTCCCTCATGGATAGTGAAGCTCCCGCGTAAAGGGAGCTTCAAAAGCAGTCTGCGTAAGTCGCCCCAAAAGAAGAAGTCCGGCTCAAGTAGTGGCGGCTGTTTGGCCGGCACCGCCTCAACCCGAAAGAAGCTCAAGGACAAGGATAAAGACAAGGATCAGACCAGACTCTGGGTCGTCAAGCCCATACCAACGGCCAGTGTCAGGCCCGTCTTGGTCTTCATCAACCCCAAATCAGGCGGCAATCAAGGCGCTAAACTCCTTCAGAAGTTTCAGTGGCTCCTCAATCCACGTCAGGTTTTTGATCTCACACAAGGCGGTCCGAAAATGGG GTTGGAGCTCTTCAAAAAAGTCCCGAACCTCAGGGTTCTGGCTTGCGGTGGCGACGGTACCGTTGGCTGGGTCCTCTCGATCCTCGATCAAATCGGGGCATCACCGCCGCCGGCGGTTGGCGTCCTTCCTCTGGGTACGGGAAACGACCTTGCCCGCGCCCTCGGCTGGGGCGGCGGATACACCGACGAGCCCATAGCGAAGATCCTCTCGAACATCGGGGATAGCGACACTACGCTTCTGGATCGGTGGCAACTGACCGTCGAGAGGAACACCGACGCTCCAAACGACGACGAGGCTGGTAAAGGGAAGGAAAACCTTCCCCTGAACGTGGTCAACAACTATTTCTCCCTCGGCGTCGACGCTCACATCGCCCTAGAATTCCACGAGGCAAGAG AGGCCCACCCGGAAAAGTTCAACTCCCGTCTCAGGAACAAAATGTTCTACGGACAAATGGGGGGCAAGGATCTCGTGCGCCGAAAGTGGAAGGACCTCTCGGAGTTTGTTACCCTGGAATGCGACGGACAGGACTTGACTCCAAAGCTTAAGGAGCACCGAGTCCACGCTATAGTATTTCTCAACATCGGATCGTACGGGGGAGGAACTCATCCCTGGGCTGCCGGGGGTGCCGGAAGTAGCGGGGGTGGCTCAGGAGGGACTGGCGAACCGGCTACCGATGACGGACTGATCGAGGTCGTGGGGCTGACGACTTATCAGCTTCCCTTGCTACAGGCAGGCGGTCATGGAACCTGCATAGCCCAGTGCAGCAAGGCGAAGTTGGTAACGACGAGGACGATCCCGATGCAG GTGGATGGTGAGGCGTGCCGTCTGCTACCGTCAACGATCTCGCTATCGCTGCTCAACCAGGCGACGATGCTAGCGAAGCGAAGAAACACAGGAAAACCGCAGCAAAACGTCGGGGCAAAACTGGAGCGGCTAAAGCTCCCCGTTATGAAGATCAAAATGTCCGACTACGAGGCATACCACTCGGACAAGGAGCGACTAAAGCGCTCGGCTGTCTCTTGGCTCCCGGATACCCTCGACCTGGACGCCACTCTGGACCTCGAATCCCTGCGAGGAATACTCGCAAAAGACCTGCCGATGGACGCCTGTTGCTTTTTGGACT CTTGCACGGCGGAGCGATTTTTCAGGATCGACAGAGCCCAAGAGCAGCTTCACTACGTCACCGACGTCGCTGCTGAGGCTCTGTACGTCTTGGAGGAGGGACTCGCGGGGGTTCCGCACCAGGAAGTGGACAGTGTTGCTCAGCCGTCACCAAG CGACGAGGCAGCCAGGCCGGAGACCGGAAGTGTGGCCGAGGAGAGGCGGATCTCACCGGGACGTGCGTCTCCCGTGCAGGACCAGTCGCGGTCGGCGCGAGAACCGGAACCGGAGCGACGCGCGTCGAGTCGAAGGGTGCCTGAGATCGCGGTCGCCGGAACCGAGGAACCTGGCAAGCTTCCGGATACAACGCCGTCGAACGGCGCCAAACCTACCACCAAGAAAGCCAACGACGCCTCGTCCGCGGCGTCCAGCCAATCTCATCAGCCTCTTGCTTTCGTCAG TTCGAGGGATCGTTTGTTCGGACTAAGTGCCGAGGTGCATGAGCACAGTCATACCTTCGGCGGTGGTCTCCTCGAGAAGACGTGCGACGGGATACTGAGGGCGGCAAAAACCGGCGACCTGCCGGCTCTGAAGGATCTTCACTCCAAGGGTTACTCTCTTCTCTCGATCGACGTGAACGGACAGACTGCTTTGCACCACGCCGCGAGGCACGGACACAAGGACATAGTGAGGTACCTGATCGCCTGCGCGCCTTCGACGATCCTGAACATGGTGGACAACGACAA GGGACAAACGGCCCTTCACAAGGCAGCCCAGCAGAAGAGGCGCTCAGTTTGCTGTATGCTGGTGGCCGGAGGAGCGACCCTTACGGTTCGAGATCGACACGGTCATACGGCACGGCAGTTGGCCCTCAATGCAGAGGATCGAGAGCTGGCAGCTTACCTGGAGA GTCAGGAGCAATTTCACCTGGTGACGGTGGACATGGAAAGCGTTCTCTGA
- the LOC124412411 gene encoding troponin T, skeletal muscle isoform X3, protein MSDDEDQYSHPEKKIEESGENPEFMKRQEQKRSDLDEQLKEYIAEWRKQRSKEEDELKRLKEKQAKRKITRADEEKRLAQKKKEEEERRQREIEEKKQRDIEEKRRRLEESEKKRQAMMQAMKDQTKKGPNFTITKKDLGGNLSSAQIERNKTTAQLEEEKKISLSFRIKPLEIEGLNIDKLRYKATELWDTIVKLETEKYDLEERQKRQDYDLKELKERQKQQLRHKALKKGLDPEALTGKYPPKIQVASKYERRVDTRSYDDKKKLFEGGLTDLIKENHEKNWAEQKQQFQGRQKAKLPKWFGERPGKKAGDPESPEGEEDVKAAADEDIEEPQFEQEEVEEEEVEEEEEEEEEEEEEEEEEEEEEEEEEEE, encoded by the exons GCACCCGGAGAAGAAGATCGA GGAATCCGGCGAGAACCCCGAGTTCATGAAG AGGCAAGAACAGAAGAGAAGCGACCTCGACGAACAACTTAAGGAGTACATCGCTGAGTGGAGAAAACAGAGGTCGAAGGAGGAAGATGAGCTCAAACGACTCAAG GAGAAGCAAGCCAAGCGCAAAATCACTCGCGCTGATGAGGAGAAGAGATTGGCccagaagaagaaggaggaggaagaacgTCGCCAGCGCGAAATTG AGGAGAAGAAACAGCGGGATATCGAGGAGAAGAGAAG GCGCCTTGAGGAGTCTGAGAAGAAGCGTCAAGCGATGATGCAGGCGATGAAGGACCAGACCAAGAAGGGACCCAACTTCACCATCACCAAGAAGGACCTCGGC GGTAACCTTTCCTCCGCGCAAATTGAGCGCAACAAGACCACCGCCCAGCtcgaggaggagaagaagatcTCCCTCAGCTTCCGTATCAAGCCCCTCGAAATCGAAGGCCTGAACATCGACAAACTCCGGTACAAGGCCACCGAACTATGGGACACCATCGTCAAGCTTGAAACGGAAAAATACGACCTCGAGGAGCGCCAGAAACGTCAGGACTACGAC CTGAAAGAACTGAAGGAAAGACAGAAGCAGCAGCTGAGGCACAAGGCGCTGAAGAAGGGTCTCGACCCCGAAGCTCTGACTGGCAAATACCCG CCCAAGATCCAGGTCGCCTCTAAGTACGAACGTCGTGTTGACACCAGGTCCTACGACGACAAGAAGAAGCTGTTCGAGGGT GGTCTCACCGATCTGATCAAGGAGAACCATGAGAAGAACTGGGCCGAACAAAAACAACAGTTCCAGGGACGCCAGAAGG cGAAGCTGCCCAAATGGTTCGGCGAACGGCCAGGCAAGAAGGCCGGTGACCCAGAGTCTCCCGAGGGTGAGGAAGACGTGAAGGCCGCCGCCGACGAAGACATCGAGGAACCTCAGTTCGAGCAGGAGGAGGTTGAAGAAGAGGAGgtcgaggaagaggaggaggaggaagaagaggaggaagaggaggaggaggaagaagaggaggaggaggaggaggaagaggaggaataA